In Limanda limanda chromosome 23, fLimLim1.1, whole genome shotgun sequence, a genomic segment contains:
- the unc50 gene encoding protein unc-50 homolog gives MLPTTSPHSNGAPGSRDAARHTAGAKRYKYLRRLLHFGQMDFDFAMWQMLYLFTSPQRVYRNFHYRKQTKDQWARDDPAFLVLLSIWLCVSTLGFGLVLDMGVLETLKLLLWVVFVDCIGVGLLISTLMWFISNKYLLKQPSRNLDVEWGYAFDVHLNAFYPLLLILHFLQLFFINHIVVINSDWFLGYFVGNTLWLIAIGYYLYITFLGYNALPFLQNTVVLLYPFALLGLFYVLSISLGWNFTQSLCSFYKFRVK, from the exons ATGTTGCCGACCACCTCGCCGCACAGCAACGGCGCCCCCGGCTCCAGAGACGCAGCACGCCACACGGCGGGCGCCAAACGCTACAAGTACCTGAGGCGGCTGCTGCATTTTGGACAGATGGACTTTGATTTTGCCATGTGGCAGATGCTGTACTTGTTCACGTCGCCACAGAGGGTCTACCGCAACTTCCACTACCGGAAACAGACAAAGGACCAGTGGGCCAGGGACGACCCTGCATTCCTGGTCCTGCTCAGCATCTGGCTGTGTG TGTCAACATTAGGCTTTGGTCTGGTGCTGGACATGGGTGTCCTGGAAACGCTGAAACTGCTGCTGTGGGTGGTTTTTGTTGACTGCATAGGAGTTGGTCTGCTCATATCGACGCTCATGTG GTTTATCAGCAACAAGTACCTGCTAAAGCAACCCAGCAGAAATTTAGATGTTGAGTGGGGCTACGCGTTTGATGTTCACCTCAATGCGTTCTACCCACTGTTACTCATCCTGCACTTTCTGCAGCTCTTCTTCATCAACC atatTGTGGTGATAAACTCAGACTGGTTCCTGGGATACTTTGTCGGAAACACTTTGTGGCTCATCGCCATCGGTTATTATCTCTACATCACCTTCTTAGGGTACAATG CTCTTCCCTTCCTGCAGAACACGGTGGTGCTGCTCTACCCCTTCGCTCTGCTCGGCCTCTTCTAcgtcctctccatctctctgggCTGGAACTTCACCCAGAGCCTCTGCTCATTCTACAAATTCAGAGTCAAATAA
- the LOC132996473 gene encoding NADH-ubiquinone oxidoreductase 75 kDa subunit, mitochondrial-like produces the protein MLRLPSVGRALAGAAKSSLAPSNTVRTSVRAASNMVEVFVDGKPVEVEPGTTVLQACEKVGVQIPRFCYHERLSVAGNCRMCLVEIEKAPKPVAACAMPVMKGWNILTNSEKTRKAREGVMEFLLANHPLDCPICDQGGECDLQDQSMQFGSDRSRFSEGKRAVEDKNIGPLIKTIMTRCIQCTRCVRFASEIAGVEDLGTTGRGNNLQIGTYVEKMFMSELSGNVIDVCPVGALTSKPYAFTARPWETRKTESIDVLDAVGSNIVVSTRGGEVMRVMPRLNEDVNEEWISDKTRFSYDGLKRQRLTQPMVKDGSGQLTATTWEDALTRVAGALQSVQGSEVAAIAGGLADAEALVSLKDLLNRLDSDNLCTEEVFPMAGAGTDLRSNYLLNSRIAGIEDCDLLLLIGTNPRYEAPMFNARVRKSWLHNELQVAMVGHSVDLSYTYDHLGEETSVLKELADGTHPFCQVLSAAKRPVVVVGSSALQREDGAAILGAVSTIAQNARTSSGVEEGWKVLNVLHRVASQVAALDLGYKAGVDAIRNNPPKVLFLLGADAGCITRADLPKDSLIIYQGHHGDVGATMADIILPGAAYTEKNATYVNTEGRSQHTRVAVTAPGMAREDWKIIRAVSDLAGVALPYDTVDEVRARLEEVSPNLVRYDDIQEANYFKQAIELAQAVNQDLIASPLVPPQLTVKDFYMTDSISRASQTMAKCVKAVTEGAAAVDEPSIC, from the exons ATGTTGCGACTGCCGTCTGTCGGCCGGGCTCTAGCCGGAGCTGCCAAGAGCAGTCTGGCTCCCTCCAACACCG TGCGTACATCAGTGCGGGCTGCCAGCAACATGGTGGAAGTGTTTGTGGATGGGAAACCAGTGGAGGTTGAACCAGGAACCACTGTCCTCCAG GCGTGTGAGAAAGTAGGAGTCCAGATCCCCAGGTTCTGTTACCATGAGCGCCTCTCAGTGGCGGGAAACTGCCGTATGTGTTTGGTGGAGATCGAGAAAGCTCCAAAG CCGGTAGCAGCCTGTGCCATGCCCGTCATGAAGGGTTGGAACATCCTCACCAACTCAGAGAAGACACGCAAAGCCAg AGAAGGGGTGATGGAGTTCCTGCTAGCCAACCACCCACTGGACTGCCCCATCTGTGATCAGGGAGGAGAGTGTGATCTGCAG GATCAATCCATGCAGTTTGGTTCAGACCGCAGTCGTTTCTCAGAAGGGAAGAGAGCAGTGGAGGACAAAAACATCGGGCCGCTGATTAAGACCATCATGACTCGCTGCATCCAGTGCACCCGCTGTGTCCG tttTGCCAGTGAGATCGCTGGTGTGGAAGACCTGGGaacaacaggaagaggaaacaacCTGCAGATTGGGACGTACGTAGAGAAGATGTTTATGTCGGAGTTGTCAGGCAATGTTATTGACGTCTGTCCCGTCGGAGCGCTCACCTCCAAACCCTACGCATTCACCGCACGACCATGGGAGACGAG GAAAACCGAGTCGATCGACGTGTTGGATGCGGTGGGCAGCAACATCGTGGTGAGCaccagaggaggtgaggtgaTGAGGGTGATGCCCAGGCTGAACGAAGACGTCAATGAAGAATGGATCTCTGACAAGACCAG attttcataCGACGGTCTGAAGAGACAGAGGTTGACTCAGCCAATGGTTAAGGACGGTTCAGGTCAGCTGACTGCCACCACCTGGGAGGATGCTCTCACTCGTGTCGCTGGAGCA ctgCAGAGCGTGCAGGGCAGTGAGGTTGCAGCCATCGCGGGAGGGTTGGCTGACGCTGAAGCTCTGGTCTCCCTCAAAGACCTCCTCAATAGATTAGACTCAGATAACCTCTGCACCGAAGAGGTCTTCCCCATGGCTGGGGCAGG CACTGACCTGCGCTCCAACTACCTGTTGAACTCGCGCATCGCCGGCATTGAGGACTGTGATCTTCTGCTGCTCATAGGAACCAACCCACGCTACGAGGCCCCGATGTTCAACGCCAGAGTCCGCAAGAG CTGGCTCCATAATGAGCTGCAGGTCGCCATGGTGGGTCACAGTGTTGACCTGAGCTACACGTACGACCACTTGGGAGAGGAGACTTCGGTGCTGAAGGAGCTGGCTGATGGCACACACCCCTTCTGCCAG GTGCTTTCAGCTGCTAAGCGCCCAGTCGTGGTTGTGGGCAGCAGTGCTCTGCAGCGAGAAGACGGAGCTGCCATTTTGGGCGCCGTCTCCACCATCGCTCAAAACGCAAGGACCAGCagtggggtggaggaggggtggaaAGTCCTCAACGTCCTGCACAG agtgGCCAGTCAGGTGGCTGCATTGGATCTGGGCTACAAGGCCGGTGTTGACGCCATCAGGAATAATCCACCCAAAGTCCTGTTCCTGCTGGGAGCTGATGCCGGCTGCATCACCAGAGCTGACCTGCCTAAAGACAGCCTCATCATCTATCAGG GTCACCATGGCGACGTAGGAGCAACAATGGCAGACATCATCCTACCAGGCGCGGCATACACAGAGAAAAATGCCACTTATGTGAACACTGAAGGCAGAAGCCAGCACACCCGGGTGGCCGTCACCGCCCCTGGAATGGCCCGAGAGGACTGGAAGATCATCAGAGCTGTGTCTGAT cTGGCTGGAGTGGCGCTGCCCTACGACACCGTGGATGAGGTCCGAGCCAGACTAGAGGAGGTTTCTCCTAATCTGGTGCGGTATGACGACATTCAGGAGGCAAACTACTTCAAACAAGCAATCGAACTTGCCCAg GCAGTGAATCAGGACCTCATAGCATCTCCTCTGGTGCCACCTCAGCTGACTGTGAAGGACTTCTACATGACAG actCCATTAGCAGGGCTTCACAGACGATGGCCAAATGTGTCAAAGCCGTCACAGAAGGAGCCGCTGCTGTCGACGAGCCATCGATTTGCTGA
- the zgc:110699 gene encoding ras-related and estrogen-regulated growth inhibitor: MVPVKLLILGAQNTGKTALCVRFITKRFIGEYDHKKEVTYRCSRVVDQETVDLEILDVACKDSTVASLESSIRWADGFLLLYSITQRLSFLEVPRLKKLIEQTKQSLVVPTVLVANKADLEIGREVTAEEGQRMAKDLRCGFRELSVAEAISAVEAAVFQLIRLVVDQQQPLPDRRSYMLTVRHALTRKLTRSKTMQW; encoded by the exons ATGGTTCCAGTTAAACTCCTCATTCTGGGAGCTCAGAACACTGGAAaaacag CGCTGTGCGTCCGCTTCATAACAAAACGCTTCATTGGAGAATACGACCATAAAAAGG AGGTGACCTACAGATGTAGTCGGGTGGTGGACCAGGAGACTGTGGACCTGGAGATTTTGGACGTAGCTTGTAAG GACAGCACTGTGGCTTCTCTGGAGTCGTCTATCCGCTGGGCTGACGGTTTCCTGCTGCTCTACTCCATCACACAGCGCCTCAGCTTCCTGGAGGTCCCGCGCCTCAAGAAACTCATCGAACAAACCAAACAGAGCCTGG tcgtTCCTACAGTGCTAGTAGCCAACAAGGCTGATTTGGAAATAGGACGGGAGGTGACAGCAGAGGAGGGACAGCGAATGGCCAAGGATTTAAG gtgTGGATTCAGGGAACTGTCAGTGGCCGAAGCCATTTCAGCTGTGGAGGCAGCAGTGTTTCAACTCATCAG GCTGGTGGTGGATCAGCAGCAGCCTCTGCCTGACAGGCGCTCCTACATGCTGACGGTTCGCCACGCTCTGACCAGGAAACTGACGCGATCCAAGACCATGCAGTGGTGA